A stretch of Spirosoma oryzicola DNA encodes these proteins:
- a CDS encoding acyltransferase family protein: MKLDYIDALRGMAILSVIWFHCHLEHFSNTTFYSLMDTLGSPAAIGVQLFYALSAFTLFLSQDRRKGADIQKTDFFYRRLFRIAPMYYVAIPYYLWQMAYFYSQPLSSVIRYNAYGIMANMLLLHGLSPVWINSIIPGGWSVGIEVLFYAMVPFLFTRITNLNRAILFTALTLLGGFVLTSVLLHVPAIQNSQLLVEYLFYYLPYQLPVFGCGIVAYYVVIRKERCVRPWVTGFAVSVVAFLILSKTVGQTVLPNLPHTLHLFGSIGFAVLIIVLAKWPSQLLVNRVTRYIGKVSYSAYLTHFGILYWLNKVLPKALIPVTSTLTNVINFHLKFVLILVPTVLFSSITYRLIEEPAQQVGKRFLRRRKDRALPAAVEINQ; encoded by the coding sequence TATGGCGATTTTAAGTGTTATCTGGTTTCATTGCCACTTAGAACACTTCAGCAACACAACGTTTTATTCGTTGATGGATACGCTGGGATCGCCAGCAGCTATAGGCGTTCAGCTCTTTTACGCACTTAGTGCCTTCACGCTTTTTCTTTCTCAGGACAGACGGAAGGGAGCCGATATTCAGAAAACAGACTTTTTTTACCGGCGTTTATTTCGAATTGCGCCCATGTATTACGTTGCCATCCCCTATTACCTGTGGCAGATGGCCTACTTTTACAGCCAGCCGCTATCGTCGGTTATTCGTTACAATGCCTACGGGATTATGGCGAATATGCTGCTCCTGCATGGGTTGAGCCCGGTCTGGATCAATAGCATTATTCCGGGTGGCTGGTCGGTTGGGATCGAAGTATTGTTTTACGCGATGGTTCCGTTTTTATTTACCCGAATCACAAATCTGAATCGGGCCATTTTGTTTACAGCACTAACTTTGTTGGGCGGTTTTGTCCTCACGTCTGTTTTGTTGCACGTACCGGCTATTCAAAACAGTCAGCTCCTGGTCGAGTATTTATTTTATTATTTACCCTATCAGCTACCCGTTTTCGGCTGTGGTATTGTCGCTTATTACGTAGTCATCAGGAAGGAACGGTGCGTTCGTCCGTGGGTAACTGGTTTCGCGGTGAGCGTAGTCGCGTTTCTTATTCTTAGCAAAACCGTCGGTCAAACTGTTCTGCCTAATCTTCCGCATACGCTTCATCTGTTCGGCAGTATTGGTTTTGCCGTACTGATCATTGTTCTGGCAAAGTGGCCAAGCCAATTGTTGGTCAATCGGGTTACGCGTTACATCGGCAAAGTAAGTTACAGCGCATATCTGACCCATTTTGGTATCTTATACTGGCTAAATAAAGTTCTTCCCAAAGCATTGATTCCGGTAACCAGCACCCTGACGAACGTGATCAACTTTCATCTCAAATTTGTGCTGATCCTCGTGCCAACCGTTTTGTTTTCATCCATTACGTATCGTTTGATCGAAGAACCGGCTCAGCAAGTTGGCAAGCGGTTTTTGCGCCGGCGTAAGGACCGTGCACTCCCCGCAGCAGTGGAAATTAATCAGTAA